The DNA segment TATTATTTTTCCCGTTGTCGTTCAATATACTGACGAATAGTTTCAATATTTGCTCACCAGCTGTTGTAATAAAATAACCTGTTTTCCAAAATGCACTTTTCCATAAACTCTTTTTTAAAACTGGATACTGTTTTTTTTATCAATCTGCTACTTGCACTTTTATAAGAATTAATGAATTTAACCAAATTAGTAATTGGTTTGGCTTCAAATAAAATATGAATATGATCAACCTCCCAATTCCGCTTCTTTAACTACAATACCATATTTAAAACCAATATCTTCAAAAATAACCATAAGTGAATCAAAAAAATATCCTCATTAATAACCTTTCTACGGATATTTAATAACCAATACCAAATGATAAGTTAACATGTATACTGAATGCTGATTCCTATTCAAAATACTACCCATAATAATCATTATAAGAAAAAAAACTATTTAAAAGTTAATAAAAAAAATAGTATACCCAACTTGCAATTCCTCCACAACTTACAGAAGTTGTGGTATTCTTGCATTATTAAGATAAATTTAACCCCATATTAAATTTCATAACCTAAGATAATTACATCCTTAGTACACATTTATTTTACGTTTAAAATTATATAAAATTTTTGATACGTATCATGAAAGCTGAAAAACCTACCAAAGGAAATTCTAAAACTTGAAATTTTGGCCATGAAAATAACTGCATTTAAATCAAACTGACAGTGAAAATAAACAGATGAAAATTAAAAACATGCAAAATAATTAATCGGATTTTACATTAACGTCGATGGTTTTGGTAAAACAATATAAAACAAGTTTGGAAGTGTATATGAAAAAAAGTAAAAAAAAGAAATAGAGAAATTAATCTCTAAATCTATTTACCTATGTCTTCAAGAGCAGCACTGATTTGTGCCATAATTTGCTCGGTTTTGAAGTGTTGTTGGTTCATAGCACCAGATGGACATGCACCTACACAAGTACCACATCCTTTACATAATGCGGAGTTAATTTGTGCAAATTCTTTTCCACCTACACCAGTTGCGATAGAAATAGCGTCGAATGGGCATAATTCTACACATACTTGGCAAGCACCACAAACGGTTTCATCGTTAGATGCAATAATAGGTTCGATTTCTACTTCTCCTTTAGCCATTGGGATAGCTGCTCTGGATGCTGCAGCTGAACCTTGTGCTACGGAGTCAGGAATATCTTTAGGACCTTGTGCTACACCAGCAATGTAAACACCGTCAGTTAAGGTGTCAACAGGTCTGAGTTTAGGGTGAGCTTCCATGTAGAATCCGTCTGCAGATCTGGAGAGACCTAAGGTTTGTCTGAGTTCGTCAGATCCAGCGGAGTGTTCGAGACCTACACTTAATACAACTAAATCGTAAGTGTATTCAGTTACTTTTCCGAGTAAAGTATCTTCTGCTCTGATAGTTAAGGTTAAATCGTCGTTTTCGAAGATTTGAGCTGGTTTACCTCTGATAAATTCAATACCGTATTTTTCTTGAGATGTTTTGTAGAACTCTTCGTATCCTTTACCGAAGGAACGGATATCCATGTAGTAACAGGTTACTTTGGTATCAGGTTCGTGGTCGATACATAATTGAGCGTTTTTCATGGAGTACATACAACATACTCTGGAACAGTATGGTTTACCGATTGTTTCATCTCTTGAACCTACACAGTGGATGAATGCTACACGTTCAGGTTCGATACCATCGGAAGGTTTGATTACGTGTCCACCGGTAGGACCGGATGCGTTAATCATCCTTTCAATTTCCATAGCGGTAATAACGTTGGAGAAACGTCCGTATCCGTATTGGTAAATTCCAGATGGGTCGAATGGGTCGTAACCGATAGCTGCGACAATAGTACCAACTTCTAATTCAATAGTTTCAGGTTGTTGGTTGTGGTCGATAGCTTCTGGTCCACATGCTTGTACACATAAGTTACATTCGATACAGTAGTCTTTATCGATAGTAGCACATAATGGTACAGCTTGAGGGAACGGAATGTAAGCTGCTTTAACCATACCGACACCTTCGTCGTAGTAGTTAGGTATTTCGATAGGACAAGCTTCTTGACATTGGCCACATCCAGTACATAATGCTTCGTCTACGTATCTAGGTTTTTTCTCTACTTTTACATTGAAGTTTCCGATGTATCCGTCTACTTCTTTAACTTCAGCGTAGGAAATCAATTCGATGTTTTCGTGTTTTGCACAGTCTACCATCTTAGGTGCTAAAATACACATTGAACAGTCAAGAGTAGGGAAAGTTTTATCTAATTGTCCCATTCTTCCACCAATGGTTGGGTTTCTTTCTACCATGTAGGTTTTGAATCCCATGTCACCTAAATCTAATGCGGTTTGGATACCAGATACTCCACCACCGATAACTAATGCTTTGTTATCTACTGCTACTTTAGTAGCTTCTAATGGTTCGAGTAATCTTGCTTTTGCAACAGCCATACGTGTTAAGTCTTTAGCTTTTGCAGTAGCTTCTTCTGGTTGGCTCATGTGTACCCAAGAGTCTTGTTCTCTTAAGTTAGCAAATTCAAATAAGAATTTGTTTAATCCTGCTTCTTCTACACATCTACGGAAAGTAGGTTCGTGAAGACGAGGGGAACAAGCTGCTACAACAATTCTGTTTAAGTTTTTCTCTTTAATGTCTTCTTGGATCATTGCTTGACCTGGGTCAGAACACATGTATTTATAGTCGGTTGCGTATACGACATTTGGTAATGTCTTAGCATACTCTGCTACGTCAGGACAGTCGACTACTCCACCAATGTTAACACCACAGTGACAGACGTAAACACCTATCCTTAATTCTTCATTATTATCTCTTTTTTCTTCTGCCATATTATTCACCTTGTACAAGTCGTGAAAAATATCTAATATATATAAAAAATTGCAATTTTAAAAATAGTATATAAAAATTTTTACATAATATTAGATATACATATGTAGTTAATACACATATATAAAGCTTTCTTATGACGTGTTGGAGTAAAGCTTATATATGATGAATTGAAATATTGATTAAAATTACATTGATAAGCTGAAATAAGCAATTTAAACCCATTAATTTCATATAAAGACAAATAAAAAGTATTTGGCAAAACAAATAATTTTGCTTACTTAAAAAAATCAAAATTTTACTACAAAATCGAGATGATTACAGGAAGTGTAATCAAAG comes from the Methanobrevibacter sp. genome and includes:
- a CDS encoding CoB--CoM heterodisulfide reductase iron-sulfur subunit A family protein; its protein translation is MAEEKRDNNEELRIGVYVCHCGVNIGGVVDCPDVAEYAKTLPNVVYATDYKYMCSDPGQAMIQEDIKEKNLNRIVVAACSPRLHEPTFRRCVEEAGLNKFLFEFANLREQDSWVHMSQPEEATAKAKDLTRMAVAKARLLEPLEATKVAVDNKALVIGGGVSGIQTALDLGDMGFKTYMVERNPTIGGRMGQLDKTFPTLDCSMCILAPKMVDCAKHENIELISYAEVKEVDGYIGNFNVKVEKKPRYVDEALCTGCGQCQEACPIEIPNYYDEGVGMVKAAYIPFPQAVPLCATIDKDYCIECNLCVQACGPEAIDHNQQPETIELEVGTIVAAIGYDPFDPSGIYQYGYGRFSNVITAMEIERMINASGPTGGHVIKPSDGIEPERVAFIHCVGSRDETIGKPYCSRVCCMYSMKNAQLCIDHEPDTKVTCYYMDIRSFGKGYEEFYKTSQEKYGIEFIRGKPAQIFENDDLTLTIRAEDTLLGKVTEYTYDLVVLSVGLEHSAGSDELRQTLGLSRSADGFYMEAHPKLRPVDTLTDGVYIAGVAQGPKDIPDSVAQGSAAASRAAIPMAKGEVEIEPIIASNDETVCGACQVCVELCPFDAISIATGVGGKEFAQINSALCKGCGTCVGACPSGAMNQQHFKTEQIMAQISAALEDIGK